The Devosia sp. A16 genome includes a window with the following:
- a CDS encoding ABC transporter substrate-binding protein, with the protein MTTTSNMPSGWSRRSILKGGAALGAAGLTMPFMGQAFAQDNTLSFWQFYAPGGDVKPQVDWFVKMVADWNATQSEQVALEYVVGSEYIGGTKLATSFASGQGPDIFIISPGDFLRYYNGGVLQDLTPAIEEAARADFPESVIANRMVDGKIYGVPMEVEPMAFYYSVKAFEEAGLNENDVPQSWDQLLEIGKKLTTAERYGVLFETNPGYYQNFTWYPFMWQGGGEFQSAEGKSAFDSPATVQALKLWQDAVNSGAAPRQMLGGGGGDIVANLGSGYCAMQNVGIWGISAMDNNAPDVPYGIFKLPVPTGGKYVTVGGGWAFVANSKGKNPEAAAKFIAWALASMAPDSVQRVVDWCTVAKSDMPPRNSALTAGGDAFNKGNMGIFGTQIHPGTRAEPRVPPEVYKIISDAIQQTQLGGADPQATATAASQQLDAFLASYSGAPIL; encoded by the coding sequence ATGACCACTACGTCCAACATGCCGTCGGGATGGTCCCGCCGGTCGATCCTCAAGGGCGGCGCCGCACTCGGCGCAGCCGGCCTCACCATGCCCTTCATGGGCCAGGCGTTCGCCCAGGACAACACCCTCAGCTTCTGGCAGTTCTATGCGCCGGGCGGCGACGTGAAGCCGCAGGTCGACTGGTTCGTCAAGATGGTGGCCGACTGGAACGCCACCCAGTCCGAACAGGTGGCGCTCGAATATGTGGTGGGCTCCGAATATATCGGCGGCACCAAGCTCGCGACCTCCTTCGCCTCGGGCCAGGGCCCGGACATCTTCATCATCTCGCCCGGCGATTTCCTGCGTTACTACAATGGCGGCGTGCTGCAGGACCTGACTCCGGCGATCGAGGAAGCGGCGCGCGCCGATTTCCCCGAGAGCGTCATCGCCAACCGGATGGTCGACGGCAAGATCTACGGCGTGCCGATGGAAGTCGAGCCGATGGCCTTCTACTACTCGGTCAAGGCCTTCGAGGAGGCCGGGCTCAACGAGAACGACGTGCCCCAGTCCTGGGACCAGTTGCTCGAAATCGGCAAGAAGCTGACCACCGCCGAACGCTATGGCGTGCTGTTCGAGACCAACCCCGGCTACTACCAGAACTTCACCTGGTACCCCTTCATGTGGCAGGGCGGCGGCGAGTTCCAGTCGGCAGAGGGCAAGTCGGCCTTCGACTCCCCCGCGACGGTCCAGGCGCTGAAGCTCTGGCAGGATGCGGTCAACTCCGGCGCCGCACCGCGCCAGATGCTCGGCGGCGGCGGCGGCGACATCGTCGCCAACCTGGGCTCGGGCTACTGCGCCATGCAGAATGTCGGCATCTGGGGCATCTCGGCGATGGACAACAACGCCCCCGACGTTCCCTACGGCATCTTCAAGCTGCCGGTGCCGACCGGCGGCAAATACGTCACCGTCGGTGGCGGCTGGGCCTTCGTCGCCAATTCCAAGGGCAAGAACCCGGAAGCGGCGGCCAAGTTCATCGCCTGGGCGCTCGCCTCGATGGCGCCGGATTCGGTTCAGCGCGTCGTCGACTGGTGTACGGTGGCCAAGTCCGACATGCCGCCGCGCAACTCGGCGCTGACGGCCGGCGGCGATGCCTTCAACAAGGGCAATATGGGGATCTTCGGCACCCAGATCCATCCCGGCACCCGGGCCGAACCGCGGGTGCCGCCGGAGGTCTACAAGATCATCTCCGACGCCATCCAGCAGACCCAGCTCGGCGGCGCCGACCCGCAGGCGACGGCTACCGCCGCCAGCCAGCAGCTCGACGCCTTCCTCGCCTCCTATAGCGGCGCGCCGATCCTGTGA
- a CDS encoding carbohydrate ABC transporter permease, whose amino-acid sequence MTEITTTAAGGRPAAIRLTTKQREAIAGVLFVAPDAIGLMLFIGLPMLLALGISVFEVDGFGGFKFVGLANYSKMWVDPLFWSSLRVTAQFTVMLVPLLYVTGLGLALLVQRTSKFNTIMRSMFFAPQMVSLVVVALVWQLMVVDKLGVLTRFAASIGLGGISFLGDPNLALFTVTLAAVWFLMGFYMLIFLGGLQDIPKEYYEAARIDGASATQSFWFITLPLLRPTSFFVLLVSAVAAITGAQAFDLIYVMTRGGPANSTALLISYIYQQAFQYSAFGYAAALATLLVVLLMAVTVFFFLLTRGGRFDYE is encoded by the coding sequence GTGACCGAAATCACCACCACGGCGGCGGGCGGCAGGCCGGCTGCCATCCGGCTCACCACGAAGCAGCGCGAGGCCATTGCCGGCGTGCTGTTCGTCGCACCCGACGCCATCGGCCTGATGCTGTTCATCGGCCTGCCGATGCTGCTGGCGCTCGGCATTTCGGTGTTCGAGGTCGACGGCTTCGGCGGCTTCAAGTTCGTCGGGCTCGCCAACTATTCGAAGATGTGGGTCGACCCGCTGTTCTGGTCGTCGCTGCGCGTCACCGCGCAGTTCACCGTCATGCTGGTGCCCCTGCTCTACGTCACCGGCCTCGGTCTCGCGCTGCTGGTGCAGCGGACCAGCAAGTTCAACACCATCATGCGTTCGATGTTCTTCGCCCCGCAGATGGTCAGCCTCGTCGTCGTGGCGCTGGTCTGGCAGCTGATGGTGGTCGACAAGCTCGGCGTGCTCACCCGCTTTGCCGCTTCGATCGGGCTGGGCGGCATCTCGTTCCTCGGCGATCCGAACCTGGCGCTGTTCACCGTAACGCTCGCCGCGGTGTGGTTCCTGATGGGCTTTTACATGCTGATCTTCCTCGGCGGCCTGCAGGACATCCCCAAGGAATATTACGAGGCGGCGCGCATCGATGGCGCCAGCGCCACCCAGAGCTTCTGGTTCATCACCCTGCCGCTGCTGCGGCCCACCAGCTTCTTCGTGCTGCTGGTCTCGGCCGTCGCCGCCATCACCGGCGCGCAGGCCTTCGACCTGATCTACGTGATGACCCGCGGCGGGCCGGCGAACTCGACGGCGCTTCTCATCAGCTACATCTACCAGCAGGCCTTCCAGTATTCCGCCTTCGGCTATGCCGCGGCGCTGGCGACGCTGCTCGTCGTGCTGCTGATGGCGGTCACGGTGTTCTTCTTCCTCCTCACCCGCGGCGGACGGTTCGACTATGAGTGA
- a CDS encoding carbohydrate ABC transporter permease yields MSNLSRSQANVVRLVWMLVTVVLAVMAIFPLLYMLSIAFKGPTEVFKSNLIPTKPVLDNFVYVLTEVPFWRYLINTFVISAVVTVVALFFHTMAGYALARLKFPGREVVFLAMFSTFLVSLPVIIVPLFILVRSMGMLNSYAGLIIPAIFNAFGIFLLRQYYLSLPKELEEAAVIDGAGYWRIYTSVILPLSRPIIAALAILFFLANWNSFLWPLTVASDPNLWVVQVAIANFKSQYAASWNYTMAASTIVAVPMLVLFVIFQRQIMDSIKTSGLKG; encoded by the coding sequence ATGAGCAACCTCTCCCGTTCGCAGGCGAACGTCGTCCGGCTGGTCTGGATGCTGGTGACAGTGGTGCTTGCGGTGATGGCGATCTTCCCGCTGCTCTACATGCTGTCGATCGCCTTCAAGGGCCCGACCGAGGTGTTCAAGTCGAACCTGATTCCTACGAAGCCCGTGCTCGACAACTTCGTCTACGTACTGACCGAGGTGCCGTTCTGGCGCTACCTGATCAACACCTTCGTCATCTCGGCGGTGGTGACGGTGGTCGCCTTGTTCTTCCACACCATGGCCGGCTACGCCCTGGCGCGGCTGAAGTTCCCGGGGCGCGAGGTGGTGTTCCTCGCCATGTTCTCGACGTTCCTGGTGTCGCTGCCGGTGATCATCGTTCCGCTGTTCATCCTGGTGCGCTCGATGGGCATGCTGAACTCCTATGCCGGGCTGATCATCCCGGCGATCTTCAACGCCTTCGGCATCTTCCTCCTCCGCCAGTACTACCTGTCGCTGCCCAAGGAACTGGAGGAGGCCGCGGTGATCGACGGCGCCGGCTACTGGCGCATCTACACCAGCGTCATCCTGCCGCTCAGCCGGCCGATCATCGCGGCGCTGGCCATCCTGTTCTTCCTCGCCAACTGGAATTCGTTCCTGTGGCCCCTCACCGTCGCCTCCGACCCGAACCTCTGGGTCGTGCAGGTGGCCATCGCCAACTTCAAGAGCCAGTACGCCGCCAGCTGGAACTACACCATGGCCGCCTCGACCATCGTCGCGGTGCCGATGCTGGTGCTGTTCGTGATCTTCCAGCGCCAGATCATGGACTCGATCAAGACCTCCGGCCTCAAGGGCTGA